The genomic window AACCAATAGGGAATTGGAGTAATATTAATATCATTTTTCAGAGAACTTTTAGCCATTACTTATAAAATTAATCTAAATCATCATTAATTATCTATTATTTATTAGAGCTTGTCAATTATTTTTTTAATGATAACTGTAAGATATTGTGAATTTAAAACACTTATTTTATCATCAAGTATAACACCTTAAAATTTTATGTCTTTACCTTTGCGTTAGTTTTAAGCTGATAGCTGACTGCTGATAGCTGAATACTGACATCTTGCAGTCTAAACTGGCAATTTATATGTTTACTAGCTTATTAATCCCATGTTTCAAATTCTTGCATCCAATGATTAATTAGGGTGCTAATTTGAGTTCGTCTATTTTCAAAATTAGCAGCTATCCAAATAAATGTTAATCCTAATAGTAAACCGATAATCCATTTTAACAGAGGATAACTAAAACTAACAATGACTAACTGATAAAAAACAGTGATTAAAAACGTGATCGTTCCATTAAATAAAAAACCACGGGTTTTGAACCCTAAACCAATAATAATTAAAATAAATCCTAGCACCCCAGGAATAATTCCTGTTTCTCTGTAAAATAACAAGGAAACCATACCAACAATTCCTGTGGCTATCAAACGAAGAGAATGTCTGACTGATTTTCCTTCTTCTCTTTGACAATAGGGTTCAAACACAATAATTGATAAAAGAGATAAACACAATAAACTTGAATATAATAATAGGGATAATCGATCAACTGCACTTATATTATTATAAATAGCAACATTAATTAACAGTAAACTAGGATAGAATAAACGGGGTCTATTGGAGAGTTTGGAGAGAATACCATAACCAATAGAAGCAACCAGTAGAGTAATCGAATTGAAGCTACTAATAACTCCCAATAGAGGTAACGTAAATGCTAATAGATTCCAGGGTCTTTTTGACCATCCCCATTGTCTCCAAGGAAGAGTATAAATCACAATACTTAATAAAGAAAGGATAGAGCCTATTACATTAGACAATAGAACAGAAGGAAAGCTTAAAAACCCATAAATAGTTGTTCCTCCCCCCTCTATAAATCCTAGATAAACCCAAATTTCTCCTTGTCTTTTGTCTAAAAAATTACGTCCTTCTAAAATAGCATATTGAGTTAAAAATAGTCCAGCACCTAACCCTATTAATTGTTGTGATTGAACAGGATATAATAAAGAGAATCCTAAACAAATACTACCGAAAATCCAATGTAAATGAGCAACAATTTTTAGCTCTCTGGTGGTTAAATAAAGATAGGAAGATAACCAAGGAGAAGCGAGGCGATAGCAATACATTATTCCTGTTGCTAATGCTGCCATACTTAAACATTTATCTCCCCAAGGTAAAGGCGAAATCTGATAAAATAAGAGTTCATAAGCAGAATAAGAAATAATAACAAGTGCTAGATAAATTAGGGGTTTAAACTTTTCTTTTCTGCGTCCAACTCCTATAATAATTAGGGCTAAACCCAGGGAAATTAAGCCAGTAAAATGATTAAAGAAATTCCACCGTAATGCCGTTCCTAATGCTCCATACAAAAGCGGTAAAATATGTAGACTACTTAAATATTGCGTTTCTCCTGTTCTTTTTTGCCACCATTCTCCAATGACTTGAAATAAAATACCTAAAACAATATTGATAAAAGCTAATAAGATCAAAGACTGACTCAACTTAGTTGTAATATTAATTGTTAATAATTCCAACGTCCATCCTAACGTATAAAACATTAAATTATTAGGCTGTTTTTTAGTTCGATAAAGAATCCCTAGAAACAAAATACAGATCGCTACAATAACTGTTATAGAAGGATTCATGTAGTCCCAATAAATAGCAACAGAATGTAAAGTTAAAGTTGTTAATATCAAACCACAGATTATCATTCCCCAAACATCAACGACTTTTCTATAAACCTTAGCTAAGGATTGAGGTTTTTCTTTTAAATAACTCCAAACTAACCAAAGAGTCATTAAGGTGATACTATCGCTTACTATCCAGATAGGAATTATGGATAAATCAAAAACTTCTATAACTTTTAAGAGGATAAGAGAACGGCAAAATATGATCATACCAACAGTTATCAATGCTGTAAAAAAATAAGGTAAAAAATAACTATGAATAAAAAGTAATGTCGTTCCCGTTGTCGAAGTAATAATTCTCGTTGGTAAAGGATTAGGATTTAAAAATTGTACAATTAAAATAACAATAACACTTGACCATAAAAAGACATTTTGTCTTGGATTTTGCCAACTCCGATAAGCCATACTTATCATAATCAGATTAAGGGTAATTAGTAAAATGAGATCATTATTTAAAAGATAATCCGTGGATAATCGAAAAACAGTAAGAAAGATAATGTTGACTGTACATAACGTAATTCCCCATAAATCTAATGCTTTTTTATAGTAATCAATAGAATTGCGTTGATAATAGTTAAGAAGATGATAAAGAATCCAAAAGATAGTAGCAGTAACTGATGCTAATAATGACCAATATAGCCAAAATTGCTCTCCATACTTCAAACCATTATCTTCTAAAATAACAACAATTAATTCTAAGAAAAATCCAATGGTAATAAACCCTATACTAACCTGCTTAAAAATCTGGGTTTGTACTACCATTAAAATGGTAGCAATTCCTAATTCTATCCATCCCCATGATGGTAAGGATAAAGCTGGAAGAGGCACAACGGCTAATACTAATATGCTATACCATAATGATAATTTATTTTCTTCAGTCGTGGGTTGCCAACTACGATAAGTAACACTTCCCATTAAAATAACAGATGAAATTAAAACATTGGTTGTTGAAGTGTAAACTAAAGAAATATCAAACAATCTAATTAAAGTAATTAGAGATAAAATATAGGCATAACCATCAAAAGTTTGAGCATAAATAAACCCTAACTCTGACGTATTATCACTCAAAACATGGCGAACAAACCATAATAATAGGGTAATAATAACTCCTGATAGTATCCATAAAGAAGCAGATAAATTTAAAATATATAGATAGAAGAAAATTGAAGTTAATCCTAAACCAACAGTAATAATGACTGAATATAAATGACGTAAATATCGAGTATTGATAATCATCAATATAGTGCCAATGACTAATCCAATTAACCGAGTTTCTGGAAAATAAACAGTTAATGCTTGTGTGAGACATATGGCAATAACACTTAATTCACTAGCTAATTTTCTTCTCGGTACATACCAAATTGCGATCGCCGTTAACAAGCAAGGAACTAATAGCCAATTTAACCCCCAAAAAGATGAATTCACAGGCAATTGAAACCATAATAGTCCATAGGATATAGTAGCTAACACTAATCCAATATTCCAGGTATTATAATTAATTAATTTGAGCAAAGATTCTTCAGAAAAAGTGATCAAAGATATTACAATCTCAGCCATCATTAACCCTAGTACAATTAGTGACCAAAGATTGATAGAAAGATCAGGGAAATAATAATTAATAGCAGAAATTACTGTGAGAAGTACACCAATATGAGTTAATAAAGCTAATGGTTTTATAAAGAAATGTCGATTATGTTTGAGTTGGTATTTTGTTTCATAAGCTAATGTCAAGCTAGATAACATTAAATTAACGGTTCTAACTAGGGGATTGATTAAACTAATAGCTGTTAAAATAATTCCAAATAAAAAAGCTAACTGGCTGCTAAAATTATATAATTTAACCTGATCTTGATCAATAAAAAAATGTCGTCCTAATACGATAAAAAATAAGAAAGGAAAAAGACCAACACTACTTAAAACAAAAGGATGACTATTAGTGTTAGTCAAATCAATAATATTAGTCCATACAGTTTGAAGAATCGGTAAACGAACCATTAACCAATGAACTTGTAAACCGATGAGAAAAATCAAGATAAAATCACGCCGTGAACCAGAGATTTTAAAATGTTTTCCTAACCAAGTGATTGCCAACAAACTAATAGCGATCGCTTGACTGGGAATCACAAAAACAGATAATAACCATCCTAGGGTTAATGTCCCACTCCCTAACCATTTCCAAGGGGTTTTGGGAGGTGATCGCCATCCCATTAACCAACCACATAAACTAATTGCTAAACCTAATTGAAAAATATTAACTTCAGCAATAAAAATAGCCCTCACTAAAAGAATCATCAAAGCATAAATAATAATCGCCTCAGTCAAACTAAAAGGCAAAAATCTTTTATTATTTATCTCAGTGTTTTTAGGAGAGATTAATGTAATAATTGTTGTGGCAATCACCCCTACATAAGTAGCAATTAAAGGAATTCCTGGGAGAGTCCATCCCCAGTGTAAATACGTTAAACCTAAATGATTTAATAACGGCAAAGAATGAGAACTAGATTGAGAGTTATCCTTAAATAACTTAATAGTTAATATTGTTAAAGATAGACTGCCGATTAACATTCCAATTAACCCTAAAAAAGTATGCCAGAGGGGAAAAGTATCCATGGCCAAGAAATTAATCGGAACTAATAATAAAGTAACAATCCGTAATGCTTGGGTTGTTAATCTTAAATTTGCTTGTTTGCCTGTCCACCAACTAGCCACCCCAAACCCTAATGTATATAACCAAAGAATGCCATATTGTAGAACCGCAGGAAACGTCTGCCACCAATTTGCTGCGATGACTCCCGAAGAAACCACCACCATAAACACCCCTAATAACAGTAACCAAATAACACTTAATTCTGCCATTAAGGATTGAATAATTTGGGGAATACTAGGAGTATTTCTCCGTTGATTACCAACCGTTGAAACTTTAGATTTAGAAGCCGATAAAGAGGGGATTAAAAATTGTTTAGTGGGGGGAACAGTTTGAAGCGGAACAGTCCGAACAGCACAAGTTAACTCTTTCTGTGCAATGTTTTTAACCTGTTCATGATTTAATAATCCTAATTGTAACCAACGATCTAATCCTTGTAATATACAGGGGTTAGTTGCTTCAATTTTAACTGTTAAATTAAATAGTGTTTCATCAGAAATACAATCAACCTCTTGTAAAACTTGTAATTGTTTAATTAAATTGCTAATACTTAGAGTCGTTTTAAAATTAACTTGAAACGAATCATTACTACTAATAAGTCTAGCAGGAACTCTCTGTTCAGAAATCAAGCCTAAATCTAGCCAATATTGCCACCCTTCTAACAATTCAGAGATAGCTGTTTTTTGAGTGATTTGAATAGAAATGGAGTGTTCCCTTGGCGATGACATGAAAAAGTCCTAACAGCAGTTTTCAAGTAGGTCTATCAATATTTTAGGTCAATCCTCAATTATACTGTTGCCTGTTGCCTATTTCCTTAAAGCGATCGCCTATGTAGCTCACGAGCAGGAGAACTGTTATAGTCAACATTTTAATCCAAAAAAAATGGGTGAGTTGGACTCACCCTAACACTTGACTTAATCAGATAAAAACACTATGGGGCTAAAGCGTTGCCTCGTAGTAAACTACCGATGGTTTTAGCGGTAATTTTCATTTGTACTAGGGGGTTAGCCGGGACAACGGTTTTGTAGAGATAACTATCAAAGGTCATCCGTTGTACATCCTTATCCGCACACATTTCAACAAACGCCTCACGGGTAGCATCCGTACGATAGAAGACCCGTTGTAGGATATCTAAAACAAGGTAAGTCATACCGTATTGCTTATCCCAACGCTTGAGATAGACTTTTAAATCCTCTTCGGTGGGAATACGTTGACCGGCGTTGCTCATTTCCACGATGGTTTCAGCACACATACGGGCTGATTTGGCAGCGAAATAGATACCTTCCCCAGAGGACTTGGTAACAGTGCCGGCTGCGTCTCCTACCAACGCCACACGACCCACGACACGACGGGGACGGGGATGTTCGGGGATAGGATGGGCTTCTACTTTAATAATCTCACCGCCTTCGAGTCTGCGGGCTGCACGGGCGCGAATACCGGCTTGTAGGTCTTTGATAAGGGTTTTGTTAACCTTCATGGTTCCCGTTCCTACGGCCACATGGTCGTATTTAGGGAATACCCAAGCGTAGAAGTCGGGGGAAACATCTTTACCCACATACATCTCTGCTAAGTCTTCGTAGTAAGCCATTTTGTCTTGAGGTAAGCGGATACGCTCTTGGAAAGCGATCGCATAATTATAGTCCCCTGCATCAATGGCTTTGGCAATGCGGGAGTTTGCCCCATCTGCACCGATAACCACATCCACTTGCAGGGTTTTCTTTTCTCCTACAGCGTTACCGTTAGAATGATCGGCATAATGGAGGGTATAAGCACCGTTGCTTGTTTTCGGAATATCTAATTGATAAACCGTTCCATTAATCAGGTTAGCCCCCAACCTAGCAGCGCGATCTCTCAAGAAACCGTCCAGCACTTCCCGACGACACATTCCGATGTATTCGTCTTGGCGATCAAGATTAATATCAACTTCAATATTGGATGGGGAGATCATTTTCATCTTCCGCACCCGTCGATCAATAATTTCAGGGGGTAAATCAAACTCGCTTACCATACATAGGGGAATAGCACCCCCACAAGGTTTAGCGTTATCTAATTTTCGTTCAAATAAATATGTTTCTATGCCAGCTTTTGCTAATGTTTCGGCGGCGGAAGATCCGGCCGGCCCTGAACCGACAACAGCTACCCGTAAAACCAAGGCTATTCTCCTAATTTCCAGAAGGGATTACGGATTGCATCGTATCATGGACGTTTACTTTTATGGGGTCAATCTGCGAAAATTAGCCAATTTTGCAATACAGCTTAACAACTCTTGTTACATTCCTTTACAATTCATGAGAATAATCGCTCATTTTCAATAACTTTCATTTAAGAATCTAAATACTCCTTAAATTTCTTTCTTAATTGTTCAATGCTCAAATCTTTGCTTAAAAACTCCACAAACGCTTGACCAAAGGCCCAAGCATTGTCTTGAATCTTTCCAGACGTATCTAATAATAATGGCCATAACGATAGTAAATCAAACTTTTGATGATGATCATCATCTTCAAACAAACAAAACAGATCATAAGCCATTTGCAGTTTACCAATGACAATGGGTAATTGTTCGACGGGAATCTGTTCAGCTAAGGCATAAGCTAACCCAGGAGAACCGGTACTTAAGGTAGAAATAAACTGTAATACAGGACTTTTTAATAAAGCAGTTATCCCTTGGGTGGTACTCAGTCTTAAAGTACAAGTTTCAATAATTTTAGTGGCAGCAACGGATCGCGCTTTTTGTTGTTGTAAAAAACGGGCTAACCTTAATTGTTTCGACGGTTCAATTGATTCTAATAACGTATTCGTTAAAGCTTCTACCCCCCAACTATCTCGGTTTGTGGTTACGTCACTGGTAACCAGGGGTAAAACGATGTCGTATTCTTCCCCAAATACCTCCATACGGTATGTTGTTGCCTCTCTGATACTTATTTCTTTGGGTAAGGTTCCCTGTTGCCAGTTATAAGGAGGTTGCCACTCTCTAATGGGTCGTAAGCGATCCACTTGGGTTACGATGACAATGATCGGTAAGTCTGCAATGTCTTCTTTAACCGCCTTAAGAAAGGTCATATCAATGTCTAAGGAGGGATCAAGGGCAGGGGTAACTAATAGCAATAAATCAGCCTTTGTACAATACTTTAACACCTGTTCTCGGAACTCAGGACGGTTAATTTGTTCATACCCCGGCGTATCCCAAAGGGTTAAAGAGTCCCCTGTTGGACTGTCCCAGTGATAAGCAGTAAAATCATCGGTACTGGGTAAAATATCAACTTCTGCTTTGTCTGTTTTAAATAAGGTATTGATCAGGCTACTTTTTCCGGCCCCCGTTCGTCCTGCGAGTAAAATATTAATGGGTTTGGCTTCTATTTCTTCAACTGGTTTGGCTTTTGCAAGGATGTCTCTGAGGGTTTCGGTTTTAGCAGTAGAAGGACTTTTTTCTTTGACGGATAAGGAGTCTGAAGGAAGAAGATTTTTGTCGCTGTAAAGGGCGATCGCTTGTTGGGCCAGGGTTTTTAAAGCGGTTTCTCGGAAGGTTTGCCCTAAATTCACTAATAATTGTTGATTGGCTTGTTTTGTCGATTGTAAGCTAGTTTGTCTGGCGATCGCTGCAGCCGGGTTGAGTATCCATTGACTCCAGTTCCACACTCGCCAGAGTTTACGGGCATTGGGTTCTAATTTTTGATACACTTCATAGGCTTGGTATGCTTGGGCGATACTCACTTGAGTTAGGACAGGGGATAATTTTTGCATCCAGCGATCAAGATCGTCGACAGTTCCTCGGATCAGTCCGTATGCTTGGGGAATATAGATATTGAGTAACGGATATTTGATTTCTGGGTGATAAATTTGGGCGATCGCACT from Crocosphaera subtropica ATCC 51142 includes these protein-coding regions:
- the chlP gene encoding geranylgeranyl reductase, with protein sequence MVLRVAVVGSGPAGSSAAETLAKAGIETYLFERKLDNAKPCGGAIPLCMVSEFDLPPEIIDRRVRKMKMISPSNIEVDINLDRQDEYIGMCRREVLDGFLRDRAARLGANLINGTVYQLDIPKTSNGAYTLHYADHSNGNAVGEKKTLQVDVVIGADGANSRIAKAIDAGDYNYAIAFQERIRLPQDKMAYYEDLAEMYVGKDVSPDFYAWVFPKYDHVAVGTGTMKVNKTLIKDLQAGIRARAARRLEGGEIIKVEAHPIPEHPRPRRVVGRVALVGDAAGTVTKSSGEGIYFAAKSARMCAETIVEMSNAGQRIPTEEDLKVYLKRWDKQYGMTYLVLDILQRVFYRTDATREAFVEMCADKDVQRMTFDSYLYKTVVPANPLVQMKITAKTIGSLLRGNALAP
- a CDS encoding GTPase family protein, with product MIKLKSWQWLVLASPLVISVSFFIIAAGLQIHQWGINWIWGIFILMLLGWRWLLVKWTKPVEQQIETLITQVNEEVDNEQKEMAATVGDKETLNKIESILGEIIQETRNDPPFWEDWAIFWQRCQNLVSAIAQIYHPEIKYPLLNIYIPQAYGLIRGTVDDLDRWMQKLSPVLTQVSIAQAYQAYEVYQKLEPNARKLWRVWNWSQWILNPAAAIARQTSLQSTKQANQQLLVNLGQTFRETALKTLAQQAIALYSDKNLLPSDSLSVKEKSPSTAKTETLRDILAKAKPVEEIEAKPINILLAGRTGAGKSSLINTLFKTDKAEVDILPSTDDFTAYHWDSPTGDSLTLWDTPGYEQINRPEFREQVLKYCTKADLLLLVTPALDPSLDIDMTFLKAVKEDIADLPIIVIVTQVDRLRPIREWQPPYNWQQGTLPKEISIREATTYRMEVFGEEYDIVLPLVTSDVTTNRDSWGVEALTNTLLESIEPSKQLRLARFLQQQKARSVAATKIIETCTLRLSTTQGITALLKSPVLQFISTLSTGSPGLAYALAEQIPVEQLPIVIGKLQMAYDLFCLFEDDDHHQKFDLLSLWPLLLDTSGKIQDNAWAFGQAFVEFLSKDLSIEQLRKKFKEYLDS